Proteins encoded together in one Mycoplasma miroungirhinis window:
- the rplE gene encoding 50S ribosomal protein L5, whose translation MMNKLQQKYLEVTRKELQEQFNYKSSMQIPHIKKIVLNMTAGNEVTNSKAIEEVNNELMLISGQKPTQTVAKKSLASWKLREGMPMGSKVTLRREKMWSFLSKLLEVALPRVRDFRGVNPKSFDGRGNYAIGIKEEIIFPEISFDKVRKLKGLDVIIVTSAKTNEETYALLKSLGMPFGKGE comes from the coding sequence ATTATGAATAAATTACAACAAAAATATTTAGAAGTAACTAGAAAAGAACTTCAAGAACAATTTAATTATAAAAGTTCAATGCAAATACCACACATTAAAAAAATAGTATTAAATATGACAGCAGGAAATGAAGTTACTAATTCAAAAGCAATTGAAGAAGTTAATAATGAATTAATGTTAATATCAGGACAAAAACCAACCCAAACTGTTGCTAAAAAATCATTAGCAAGTTGAAAATTACGTGAAGGTATGCCTATGGGTTCTAAAGTAACTTTACGTAGAGAAAAAATGTGATCATTTTTAAGTAAATTATTAGAAGTTGCATTACCTCGGGTAAGAGACTTCCGTGGAGTTAATCCAAAAAGTTTTGATGGTAGAGGAAACTATGCTATCGGAATTAAAGAAGAAATTATTTTCCCTGAAATTAGTTTTGATAAAGTAAGAAAGTTAAAAGGTTTAGACGTAATCATTGTAACTAGTGCAAAAACAAATGAAGAAACATATGCACTATTAAAAAGTTTAGGTATGCCTTTTGGTAAAGGAGAATAA
- the rplN gene encoding 50S ribosomal protein L14, producing the protein MIQELSRANVADNSGAKEVGIIRNLGGSVKKFSNIGDIVICSVKKAIPNGMVKEGQIVKAVVVRTRYGLQRSNGTYIRFDDNAVVIIKEDKTPRGTRVFGPVARELRDKGYLKIVSLAPEVL; encoded by the coding sequence ATGATACAAGAATTATCAAGAGCTAATGTTGCTGATAACTCAGGAGCAAAAGAAGTAGGAATTATTCGTAACTTAGGTGGATCTGTTAAAAAGTTTTCAAATATCGGAGATATTGTCATTTGTTCAGTTAAAAAAGCTATTCCAAATGGAATGGTAAAAGAAGGACAAATAGTTAAAGCTGTAGTTGTTAGAACTCGTTATGGTTTACAAAGATCAAATGGAACATATATTCGTTTTGATGATAATGCTGTTGTAATTATAAAAGAAGATAAAACACCAAGAGGAACACGGGTATTTGGACCAGTGGCACGTGAATTACGTGATAAAGGTTACTTAAAAATTGTTTCTTTAGCACCGGAGGTATTATAA
- the rplR gene encoding 50S ribosomal protein L18, with amino-acid sequence MQKSRKDRRVTKHMKIRMHLQGTTEIPRVSVFKSLHNFYAQLINDETHTTLVSSSTKSLSLTTNNIDAVKKVAKDFASKLKNKNITKIVFDRSGYIYHGKVAAFADTLREEGINF; translated from the coding sequence ATGCAAAAATCAAGAAAAGATAGACGTGTTACTAAACACATGAAAATTAGAATGCATTTACAAGGAACAACCGAGATTCCACGTGTAAGCGTTTTTAAATCATTACATAACTTTTATGCACAATTAATAAATGACGAAACACATACAACATTAGTATCATCATCTACAAAATCATTATCTCTTACAACAAATAATATTGATGCTGTTAAAAAGGTTGCAAAAGACTTTGCTTCAAAACTTAAAAATAAAAATATTACAAAAATTGTTTTTGACCGTTCAGGATATATTTATCATGGAAAAGTAGCAGCATTTGCTGATACACTACGTGAAGAAGGGATTAATTTCTAA
- the rpmJ gene encoding 50S ribosomal protein L36 has product MKVRASIKRICKDCKVIKRNGTNRIICINPKHKQRQG; this is encoded by the coding sequence ATGAAAGTTCGTGCTTCTATTAAACGAATTTGCAAAGATTGCAAAGTTATAAAAAGAAATGGTACAAATCGTATTATTTGTATTAACCCAAAACATAAACAAAGACAAGGATAA
- the rpsM gene encoding 30S ribosomal protein S13, translating into MARVLNVEIPNNKRVVISLTYILGIGRSTSQDILKEANIDENIRVKDLSEDQLTKIRDIAKKYLTEGDLRRETQLNIKRLMEIKSYRGLRHRKGLPVRGQSTQKNARTRKGPRKTVAGKKGK; encoded by the coding sequence ATGGCTAGAGTTTTAAACGTTGAAATTCCTAACAACAAACGTGTAGTTATTTCATTAACATACATATTGGGAATAGGTCGTTCTACATCACAAGATATTTTAAAAGAAGCTAATATTGACGAAAATATTAGGGTAAAAGATTTATCTGAAGATCAATTAACCAAAATTCGTGACATTGCTAAAAAATATTTAACTGAAGGTGATTTACGTCGTGAAACCCAATTAAACATTAAACGTTTAATGGAAATTAAATCATATCGTGGTTTAAGACACCGTAAAGGATTACCTGTTCGTGGACAATCAACACAAAAAAATGCTCGTACAAGAAAGGGACCTCGCAAAACCGTAGCAGGTAAAAAAGGTAAATAA
- a CDS encoding type Z 30S ribosomal protein S14, whose translation MAKKSLIVKAHKKPKFSTRAYTRCELCGRPHAVLRKYKICRICFRNLAHEGKLPGIKKASW comes from the coding sequence ATGGCTAAAAAATCATTAATAGTTAAAGCACACAAAAAACCAAAATTCTCAACAAGAGCATATACACGTTGTGAGTTATGTGGACGTCCACATGCAGTATTAAGAAAATATAAAATTTGCCGTATTTGCTTTAGAAATTTAGCACACGAAGGTAAATTACCAGGAATTAAGAAAGCGAGTTGATAA
- the rplX gene encoding 50S ribosomal protein L24, producing the protein MASKKIRKNDTVVVISGDYKGKVSTVLSLDQKNNLVTLKDVNKKTKHIKPNQQKQDGGIEIKEFPIHLSNVAILVKKGTASSPATYSRVGFSIDKNNKKQRVIKKTNKTF; encoded by the coding sequence ATGGCTAGTAAAAAAATTCGTAAAAACGATACAGTAGTTGTTATAAGCGGAGATTATAAAGGTAAAGTTTCTACTGTTTTATCATTAGACCAAAAAAATAATTTAGTAACATTAAAAGACGTAAACAAAAAAACCAAACATATCAAACCAAACCAACAAAAACAAGATGGTGGAATTGAAATCAAAGAATTTCCTATTCATTTATCAAACGTTGCTATCTTAGTAAAAAAAGGTACAGCTTCATCACCTGCTACATATTCAAGAGTGGGATTTAGCATTGATAAAAATAATAAAAAACAAAGAGTTATTAAAAAAACCAACAAAACATTTTAA
- the infA gene encoding translation initiation factor IF-1 translates to MAKDAIKMTGKVIKVHSTKNFIVQLENGIEIQATTSGKMSLHNIRIINGDTVDVEMSPYDLSKGRIVYRHK, encoded by the coding sequence ATGGCAAAAGATGCAATCAAAATGACAGGTAAAGTAATAAAAGTTCATTCAACTAAAAATTTTATTGTGCAACTTGAAAATGGTATTGAAATTCAAGCAACAACAAGCGGAAAAATGTCTCTTCATAATATTAGAATAATTAATGGAGATACTGTTGATGTTGAAATGAGTCCTTATGATCTTTCAAAAGGACGAATTGTTTACCGTCATAAATAA
- a CDS encoding adenylate kinase family protein → MIKTYKDLNLIFLGAPGAGKGTIANWLVVNDQFIQVSTGEILREEIKNQTKLGLEAQAIMARGDYVSDDIVNEIIKNKLQQLTSNNKHFILDGYPRTLAQVDFLESLNFTKIDYVILLNVDKNIILERLTNRRICPNCGSTYHLISQKPQIENTCDKCNHNLIQRKDDQPEVILKRLDVFNKQTKPLINTYLGKGNLIEINANQNAENVYLEIKNKLINLTNNK, encoded by the coding sequence ATGATAAAAACATATAAAGATCTCAATTTAATATTTTTAGGAGCTCCTGGAGCAGGTAAAGGAACCATTGCAAATTGATTAGTTGTAAATGATCAATTCATACAAGTATCAACTGGCGAAATTTTAAGAGAAGAAATTAAAAATCAGACTAAACTTGGTTTAGAAGCACAAGCAATTATGGCTCGTGGAGACTATGTTAGTGATGATATTGTTAATGAAATTATAAAAAATAAACTACAACAATTAACATCTAATAATAAACATTTTATTTTAGATGGATATCCACGGACATTAGCTCAAGTTGATTTTTTAGAATCACTTAATTTTACAAAAATAGATTATGTTATTTTATTAAATGTTGATAAAAATATCATTTTAGAAAGATTAACCAATCGGAGAATTTGTCCAAATTGTGGTTCCACATACCACTTAATTTCTCAAAAACCTCAAATTGAAAATACTTGTGATAAATGTAATCATAACTTAATCCAAAGAAAAGATGATCAACCTGAGGTTATTTTAAAAAGATTAGATGTCTTTAATAAACAAACAAAACCATTGATTAATACTTATCTTGGCAAAGGTAATTTAATTGAAATCAATGCAAATCAAAATGCAGAAAATGTTTATTTAGAAATTAAAAATAAACTTATAAATTTAACAAACAATAAATAA
- the rpmF gene encoding 50S ribosomal protein L32, with the protein MAIVPKRKTSKQRKHLRRSHHALTKNTFSSCSNCGQVVLPHRLCENCGFYNGKKVEGFKAKQDK; encoded by the coding sequence ATGGCTATAGTTCCAAAAAGAAAAACATCTAAACAACGTAAACATTTACGTAGATCACATCATGCTTTAACAAAAAATACATTTAGCTCATGTTCAAACTGTGGTCAAGTAGTTTTACCACATAGACTATGTGAAAACTGTGGTTTTTACAACGGTAAAAAAGTTGAAGGTTTCAAAGCTAAACAAGATAAATAA
- the mraZ gene encoding division/cell wall cluster transcriptional repressor MraZ yields the protein MYGNYERALDDKNRIVIPAKFREELGDTFFITFGLDNSLTLRSQEEFNKLTKKLADNNMLDKNMRLFNRFILSNTEEIKLDKTGRFVIPPRFLERAAIKKDIIFIGIGNVSEIFAKEIYQQDIKSFDETEQFDNLAQLLFESGAKL from the coding sequence ATGTATGGAAATTATGAACGTGCTTTAGATGATAAAAATCGAATAGTTATTCCTGCAAAGTTCAGAGAAGAATTAGGAGATACTTTTTTCATCACTTTTGGTTTAGATAATTCCTTAACTTTACGAAGTCAAGAAGAATTTAACAAATTAACCAAAAAATTAGCAGACAACAATATGTTGGATAAAAATATGCGACTATTTAATCGTTTTATTCTTTCAAATACTGAAGAAATAAAATTAGATAAAACTGGCCGTTTTGTAATACCTCCAAGGTTCCTAGAAAGAGCTGCTATCAAAAAAGATATCATTTTCATTGGAATTGGTAATGTATCGGAAATATTTGCAAAAGAAATATATCAACAAGATATAAAATCATTCGATGAAACAGAACAATTTGACAATCTAGCGCAACTACTTTTTGAAAGTGGTGCTAAATTATAA
- the rpsQ gene encoding 30S ribosomal protein S17, with amino-acid sequence MERTNNRKVLSGKVVSNKNDKTIIVLVETYIKHPKYNKRFKKSKRFAVHDNNNQAKLNDIVKIQETRPLSKTKHFRLVEILEHSQEGEE; translated from the coding sequence ATGGAAAGAACAAATAACCGTAAAGTATTATCAGGTAAAGTTGTTTCAAATAAAAATGATAAAACTATTATTGTTTTAGTTGAAACATATATAAAACATCCAAAATATAACAAACGTTTCAAAAAATCAAAACGTTTTGCAGTTCACGATAACAACAATCAAGCTAAATTAAACGATATTGTTAAAATTCAAGAAACTCGTCCACTTTCAAAAACAAAACACTTTAGATTAGTTGAAATTTTAGAACATTCACAAGAAGGAGAAGAATAA
- the secY gene encoding preprotein translocase subunit SecY, with translation MNKTTKDQKTQSQKLKKLSFDSKFVKFKNSYNDFWKNHDLVKKVIFTIFLLTIFVAAGTITIPGIHLVNQDKLNGGDFLGILNLVGGGGLRNFSVVALGISPFITASLIMMILQTKIFPPIYRLSQSGPQGRIKINIITRFATLIFAIIQAIVLTKALKNPRTGFGIRIISQLDTNTYAYFVLPLILIAGSLFALFLGELITNKGVGNGTSLIIFAGIASNLIPTFKNAFEFLVTSSKTQSLVFKELINFSVYLISYSLVIFVVGYFYLAERHIPIQQVGAGLSKNEKELSYLPLKANPAGIMSVIFSLMLLSLPTMIAGLFNPATSSYYNWIYTNFQITQPIGFFLFIVITFAFTLLMGLQQSKIDKISEDFAKNSTFIPGIRPGEQTEDYLITKILNLSYFSSIYLIIIGAMRYVEEMLHLPANIAFGGTGLMILVSVTIETLQQVQARYKTQELSRKRKKILHSLENGEEGDLLW, from the coding sequence ATGAATAAAACTACAAAAGATCAAAAAACTCAGTCTCAAAAACTTAAAAAATTAAGTTTTGATTCTAAGTTTGTTAAATTTAAGAATAGTTATAATGATTTTTGAAAAAATCATGATTTAGTAAAAAAAGTAATTTTTACTATATTCTTATTAACTATCTTTGTAGCAGCAGGAACTATTACTATTCCTGGTATACATTTAGTAAATCAAGATAAATTAAATGGTGGAGATTTTTTAGGAATTTTAAATTTAGTTGGTGGTGGTGGTCTGAGAAATTTTAGTGTTGTTGCACTAGGAATTAGTCCATTTATTACTGCTAGTTTAATTATGATGATTTTACAAACTAAAATCTTTCCTCCTATATATAGATTAAGTCAATCTGGTCCACAAGGACGAATTAAAATTAATATAATTACAAGATTTGCAACATTAATATTTGCAATTATTCAAGCTATCGTTTTAACAAAAGCATTAAAAAATCCTAGAACAGGATTTGGAATTCGGATTATTAGTCAATTAGATACAAATACTTATGCATATTTTGTTTTACCTTTAATTTTAATTGCAGGAAGTTTATTTGCATTATTTTTAGGAGAATTAATCACTAATAAAGGTGTAGGAAACGGGACAAGTTTAATTATCTTTGCTGGTATTGCCTCAAATTTAATTCCTACCTTTAAAAATGCTTTTGAATTTCTTGTTACAAGTTCAAAAACACAATCTTTAGTATTTAAAGAATTAATTAACTTTAGTGTGTATTTAATTTCATATAGTTTAGTTATTTTCGTTGTAGGGTATTTTTATTTAGCTGAAAGACATATTCCGATCCAACAAGTAGGAGCCGGGCTTTCTAAAAATGAAAAAGAATTATCATATTTACCATTAAAAGCTAATCCAGCTGGTATTATGTCAGTAATTTTTTCATTAATGTTATTAAGTTTACCAACAATGATTGCAGGATTATTTAATCCAGCCACAAGTAGCTACTATAATTGAATTTATACTAATTTTCAAATAACTCAACCGATTGGATTCTTTTTATTTATTGTAATTACATTTGCTTTTACTTTGCTAATGGGGTTACAACAATCTAAAATTGATAAAATTTCTGAAGATTTTGCTAAAAACTCAACATTTATTCCTGGTATTAGACCAGGTGAGCAAACTGAAGATTACTTAATTACCAAAATATTAAATTTAAGTTATTTTTCAAGCATTTATTTAATTATTATTGGTGCTATGCGTTATGTCGAAGAAATGTTACATTTACCCGCTAATATAGCTTTTGGAGGAACTGGATTAATGATTTTAGTTTCAGTTACCATTGAAACACTTCAACAAGTTCAAGCTCGTTACAAAACTCAAGAATTATCAAGAAAAAGAAAGAAAATTTTACATAGTCTTGAAAATGGAGAAGAAGGTGATTTATTATGATAA
- the rpsE gene encoding 30S ribosomal protein S5, protein MARVTVVVKGGRRFSFSAYVSVGNKKGKIGFGHGKANEVQDAIKKAVKDAHKNIFEVPIVNGTIPHEMQAKFLASKIQLRPARKGAGIIASNTVRSVVELAGYTDISTKTYGSRNKQNIVYATIKALKNLKTADEIAELRDIKVSDLL, encoded by the coding sequence ATTGCTCGTGTTACTGTTGTTGTTAAAGGGGGAAGACGTTTTAGTTTTTCAGCCTATGTTTCAGTTGGTAACAAAAAAGGAAAAATTGGCTTTGGGCATGGAAAAGCCAATGAAGTCCAAGATGCAATTAAAAAAGCAGTTAAAGATGCACATAAAAACATTTTTGAAGTTCCTATTGTTAATGGAACCATTCCTCACGAAATGCAAGCTAAATTTTTAGCATCTAAGATTCAATTACGTCCTGCACGTAAAGGGGCTGGAATCATAGCTTCAAATACCGTACGTAGTGTTGTTGAATTAGCTGGATATACAGATATTTCAACCAAAACCTATGGATCAAGAAACAAACAAAATATCGTTTATGCCACAATTAAAGCTTTAAAAAATTTAAAAACAGCTGATGAAATTGCTGAATTAAGAGATATTAAAGTAAGCGATTTATTATAG
- the map gene encoding type I methionyl aminopeptidase, with amino-acid sequence MILIKNSQEIKDIKKSCAILAEVKTILWNFIRPGVSLKEIDSIAFKEITKRNAKPAFLGQYGFKHTLCISVNEELIHGIPSKRILKEGDLVKIDMGAIWNGMYSDSAFTKYVGNNPSEEDLNLIKVAKDAFKAGFKEVKVGNRIGDISYAIGKVIKEAGYYTPLEYTGHGIGHSLHEDPYIYNDGKKDTGPLIRNGMVICIEPMILQKTSKTKILKDGWTVVSSSGLKSSHYEQTILIENDNAIILTGDNI; translated from the coding sequence ATGATTTTAATTAAAAACTCACAAGAAATAAAAGACATCAAAAAATCTTGTGCTATCCTGGCAGAAGTAAAAACCATTTTATGAAACTTTATAAGACCAGGTGTTTCTTTAAAAGAAATAGATAGCATCGCTTTTAAAGAAATTACGAAACGAAATGCAAAGCCTGCTTTTTTAGGTCAATATGGATTTAAACACACATTATGTATTAGTGTAAATGAAGAATTAATTCATGGAATTCCTAGTAAGAGAATTTTAAAAGAAGGTGATTTAGTAAAAATTGATATGGGCGCAATTTGAAATGGAATGTATTCAGATAGTGCTTTTACTAAATATGTCGGAAATAATCCTAGTGAAGAAGACCTAAATTTAATTAAAGTAGCAAAAGATGCTTTTAAAGCTGGATTTAAAGAGGTTAAAGTAGGTAATAGAATTGGTGATATAAGTTATGCAATTGGAAAAGTTATTAAAGAAGCAGGATATTATACACCATTAGAATATACAGGTCATGGTATTGGTCATTCTTTACATGAAGATCCTTATATTTATAATGATGGTAAAAAAGATACTGGACCTTTAATAAGAAATGGTATGGTAATTTGTATAGAACCAATGATTTTACAAAAAACTTCGAAAACAAAAATTTTAAAAGATGGTTGAACTGTAGTAAGTTCATCTGGATTAAAATCCAGCCATTATGAACAAACAATTCTTATTGAAAATGATAATGCAATCATTTTAACAGGAGATAATATTTAA
- a CDS encoding DNA-directed RNA polymerase subunit alpha, with protein sequence MEKMTKIHYAELTTEKINEFDSTFSLQPLSRGFADTLGTALRRTLLSSITSCSIFAIKIANVHHEFEILSGIREDIVTLLSNLRHIRFKYIPELFDQPNTVIKVSFNFSGKKIIYAGDIQSDILEIVNTDLYIAEIEEGGQLQVDLFIKSGRGYVDFEENKKIVATLGSKLDSKITNGQILTVDSDFSPVKKISYEVKELNSSSTIIEEELILRVAVDGTIVAAEALSQASQILIAHLQIIGNVDNIQEIRLFEDVAQEKENNQMRSMDIEKLGLTIRSKNALHRAGYYKVDDLLNLTEDELSNIKNLGKKSVDDIVKKINTFRENLNKGDE encoded by the coding sequence ATGGAAAAAATGACCAAAATTCATTATGCAGAGTTAACAACTGAAAAAATTAACGAATTTGATAGTACTTTTTCATTACAACCTTTATCAAGAGGTTTTGCAGATACATTAGGTACTGCATTACGTAGAACATTATTATCATCAATTACATCATGCTCTATTTTTGCGATAAAAATTGCAAACGTTCACCATGAATTTGAAATCTTAAGCGGAATTAGAGAAGATATTGTGACCTTATTAAGTAATTTAAGACATATTCGTTTTAAATATATTCCTGAACTTTTTGATCAACCTAATACAGTAATTAAAGTATCTTTTAATTTTTCTGGTAAAAAAATCATTTATGCAGGAGATATTCAAAGTGATATTTTAGAAATTGTTAATACTGATTTATATATTGCTGAAATTGAAGAAGGTGGACAATTACAAGTTGATCTATTCATAAAAAGTGGCAGAGGATATGTAGATTTTGAAGAAAATAAAAAAATTGTCGCAACTTTAGGTTCAAAACTAGATAGTAAAATAACCAATGGACAAATTTTAACAGTTGATAGTGATTTTAGCCCAGTTAAAAAAATTAGTTACGAAGTTAAAGAACTAAATAGTTCAAGTACTATTATTGAAGAAGAACTAATTTTACGTGTTGCTGTTGATGGGACAATAGTAGCAGCTGAAGCATTATCACAAGCTTCACAAATTCTTATTGCACATTTACAAATTATTGGTAATGTAGATAACATTCAAGAAATTAGACTATTTGAAGATGTTGCTCAAGAAAAAGAAAATAATCAAATGCGTTCAATGGATATCGAAAAATTAGGATTAACAATCAGATCAAAAAATGCACTACATCGTGCTGGGTATTATAAAGTTGATGATTTATTAAACTTAACAGAAGATGAATTATCAAATATTAAAAATTTAGGAAAAAAATCAGTTGATGATATAGTTAAGAAAATTAATACTTTCAGAGAAAATTTAAATAAAGGAGACGAATAA
- the rpsH gene encoding 30S ribosomal protein S8: MAIITDPIADMFVRINNARARKMRDVIIPHSLKKVAILDIFKREGYIVDFKEMMQNNHKHIVVSLKYKGFTGSQSVINGLKKVSKPGLKVYAGVKSLPKVLSGYGTAIISTSKGLLTDKEARKENVGGEVIAFIW; the protein is encoded by the coding sequence ATGGCTATTATAACTGATCCTATTGCAGATATGTTTGTCAGAATCAATAATGCAAGAGCACGTAAAATGAGAGATGTGATTATTCCTCATTCATTAAAAAAAGTAGCTATTTTAGATATTTTTAAACGTGAAGGTTACATTGTTGATTTTAAAGAAATGATGCAAAATAATCATAAACATATCGTTGTATCATTAAAATACAAAGGTTTTACAGGTTCACAAAGTGTTATTAATGGACTTAAAAAAGTTTCAAAACCAGGTCTTAAAGTTTATGCTGGTGTAAAATCACTACCAAAAGTTTTAAGTGGATATGGTACTGCAATTATTTCAACATCAAAAGGTCTTTTAACAGATAAAGAAGCTAGAAAGGAAAATGTTGGTGGTGAAGTAATCGCCTTCATTTGATAA
- the rpsK gene encoding 30S ribosomal protein S11 encodes MAKKQKKIITSGIAHIHSTYQNTIVSFSDEAGNVFAWSSSGAIGYKGTKKKTPYAAGLAAQAALEKALEFGLKEVKILVKGVGSGKSTARKQIEASGLLIKEIKDVTPVPHNGTRPPKKILKRK; translated from the coding sequence ATGGCAAAAAAACAAAAGAAAATTATTACCAGTGGTATAGCACATATCCATTCTACTTACCAAAATACCATTGTTTCATTTTCAGATGAAGCAGGTAATGTGTTTGCTTGATCATCTTCAGGAGCAATTGGTTATAAAGGTACAAAGAAAAAAACACCTTATGCAGCAGGATTAGCTGCACAAGCAGCTTTAGAAAAAGCATTAGAATTTGGATTAAAAGAAGTAAAAATTCTTGTAAAAGGTGTTGGTTCTGGTAAATCAACAGCAAGAAAACAAATTGAAGCTTCTGGATTATTAATTAAAGAAATAAAAGATGTTACACCTGTTCCTCACAATGGTACACGTCCACCTAAAAAAATATTAAAAAGAAAGTAG
- the rplO gene encoding 50S ribosomal protein L15 — protein MQKLNNLKYTPGARKDKHRVGRGHAAGKGKQAGRGQSGQTKRNNVRLGFEGGQNPWFRRLPKRGFKNVNHVEFQVVNLDQLEIKFTNNETVSFETLFNKGLIKHYDQPVKILGRGEITKPLILTDIDAISKTAENAIIKAGGKIEVE, from the coding sequence ATGCAAAAATTAAATAATCTTAAATATACACCAGGTGCAAGAAAAGATAAACATCGTGTAGGTAGAGGACATGCAGCTGGTAAAGGTAAACAAGCTGGAAGAGGACAAAGTGGTCAAACAAAACGTAATAATGTTCGTTTAGGTTTTGAAGGTGGACAAAATCCATGATTTAGACGTCTACCAAAAAGAGGATTTAAAAATGTAAATCACGTAGAATTTCAAGTTGTTAATTTAGATCAACTAGAAATAAAATTTACAAATAATGAAACAGTAAGTTTTGAAACCTTGTTTAACAAAGGTTTAATTAAACATTATGATCAACCTGTTAAAATTTTAGGACGTGGTGAAATTACCAAACCATTAATTTTAACAGATATAGATGCAATTTCTAAAACAGCTGAGAATGCAATTATTAAAGCTGGAGGAAAAATCGAGGTTGAATAA
- the rplQ gene encoding 50S ribosomal protein L17, which translates to MANPVQLYRRNSEWRNHVERSLVTDVLVKGKVETTLARAKQLRRKVDKMITKAKKNTLASRRQVASYLRNIQATAEKDAIQYVFDVLGPRYKERNGGYCRIIKTGFRQGDGSEMAILQLV; encoded by the coding sequence ATGGCAAATCCTGTGCAATTATATAGACGTAATTCAGAGTGAAGAAACCATGTGGAACGTTCTTTAGTAACAGATGTTTTAGTTAAAGGTAAAGTTGAAACTACATTAGCAAGAGCTAAACAACTACGTCGTAAAGTAGATAAAATGATTACAAAAGCAAAGAAAAACACTTTAGCTTCTCGTCGTCAAGTTGCAAGTTATTTAAGAAATATTCAAGCAACAGCAGAAAAAGATGCGATTCAATATGTATTTGATGTTTTAGGACCTCGTTACAAAGAACGTAACGGTGGATATTGTAGAATAATTAAAACCGGATTCCGTCAAGGTGATGGATCTGAAATGGCAATTTTACAATTAGTTTAA
- the rplF gene encoding 50S ribosomal protein L6, producing MSRVGKRILQIPTNVEVNITNNTVHVKGPKGTLEYTFNSLINVLIENNTVTTQRKNEEKHTKQLHGTTNSLIASMLKGVSEGFTKEIEIIGVGYKATQKGNQIEVISGYSHPVLVDIPSNLDVKVVKPTYITISGIDKQAVGQFAAILRDIRRPSPYSGKGIMYKGEKIRRKEGKTASK from the coding sequence ATGTCTAGAGTTGGAAAAAGAATTTTACAAATACCTACAAATGTTGAAGTTAATATTACAAATAACACCGTTCATGTCAAAGGACCAAAAGGAACATTAGAATATACATTTAATTCATTAATTAATGTTTTAATTGAAAATAATACTGTTACAACTCAACGTAAAAACGAAGAAAAACATACTAAACAATTACATGGAACCACAAACTCTTTAATAGCATCAATGTTAAAAGGTGTTAGTGAAGGATTTACAAAAGAAATCGAAATTATTGGAGTTGGATATAAAGCAACTCAAAAGGGAAATCAAATTGAAGTTATTTCAGGATATAGCCATCCAGTACTAGTGGATATTCCTAGCAATTTAGATGTAAAAGTTGTGAAACCAACTTATATTACAATTTCAGGAATTGATAAACAAGCTGTCGGTCAATTTGCAGCAATATTAAGAGATATTCGTCGTCCTAGTCCATATTCAGGAAAAGGAATTATGTATAAAGGTGAAAAAATTCGTCGTAAAGAAGGGAAAACTGCTTCTAAATAA